Part of the Dreissena polymorpha isolate Duluth1 chromosome 12, UMN_Dpol_1.0, whole genome shotgun sequence genome, GgattaaaaaattatggcatgtttgtattatatgttttaacaaataaagacTGAAAATTGAATTGCattatttttactttaaattttttttattttagtgctCACATTATCAGAGACAAGAAACATTAAATTCAGTAAAACCAAGGCAGTCCAAACAATCAGTCCAGCATACAATcggtgctccagctaggatttgaaaagggcaggggggcttttttttcaaaagggcactttcgacgcgcagtattttgtcaaaagggcactttcgacgcgcagtattttgtgaaaagggcacataCGAGCGCGctggtgtttctggaatgcttcctattgcatgttaatttatatgttataaataattgtattattcccattattattaaaccatttaaatataatgtatacaatgcggattaaagtaattacaatgtaataagagatttatgaataatcatatgtaaaaaaaaaaaaaaaaaattttagggggtgggaggggggggcagggcggaggttgggtgggggcagggcggaggttcgggaaggcagggcgcggcgcccttcgatttaggcctagctggagcactgtacaattgttattgaGGCCAAATTAGTTCAGGATTTATAGAAAATAGCTAAGGCCAAACATGGTTTATGCTGAAATAGCCTGTTCCTTTGTAAACCCTGGTTTGTTCACATGAATTATTACAGTCAAAATAGTATTGGTTTATGTCGGTATGACCAAGTGGATTAGGCAATCCTTATTATTCTTCTCTTCATCAGAATGCACTTTGACCCACCCCACATTCTGTAGAGTGTCCATTTGCTCACAAATTTTGTAATGATTGTACTTTTCCTTTCCAGGAGAAAATGATGGATGAGTTTGCATCTGTTAAAAGCATCCCTGGGTATGAAGCGGTCCTGAAAACTGTCCTGAAGAGCCAGATAAAGCTGCTGGTCAGTACAGAACTGTACCATCATAATGCTATGCTAGCCTTACAATATTTGCAATTAACTGGTGAACCTTTGTAAGTTAGGGTATTAGAATTTTACAGTTGTGGACTTATGGACATCAAAGAACTGTCAAGGTTTTTATTGCTGTTTGACTGTTTTGCTTTaggtttaatgtttatttttacacaaGTATGTTCTGTGACAAcgattttttcccttctttacaAAGTACCGATAAAAGTTACTTTCCCAATTGGgttaaaaaattacaaaaattccATATTGCTGCCTGAAAATCCCCCTTAAAATTCCCCCAAAAGAAGGAAAGATGCATCAATTTCATTCCAAAAGCGTATTATCttcaaatgaacaaataaaacagcATGTAAAAAAACATTGAGATGGGTGTGTGCAATAAAGGGCCAAGCAATTTAATAGACCAATAGTTCCTAATATGAAGATTTCACAACGCACATTTGAGAGAATCTCCAACTCAAGTCTATTGTGTGTGATGTGTGCATATCCTGTATGCAGGTAGATCAGCTGACCGCCCAGACCGGGGAGGAGGTGATCATGCTTACAGCAAGCCTCCAGGACGGCTCCTTCACCAGCCTGGGGTCACAGGCTGGCAACATGTTCCTGGACaataacaccagcatcaagacacaGTTCTATGGCTTCTGTATGAAAGGTAGCACAGATCACTTAGGATTAATTATGTCAATTtcttattagctcggctgttttcggagaaaccccgaggtattgtcatagtcagctcgtcCGTTGTCCGCCgcaggcgtcgtgcttaaaccttaacataggctctaaaatcaaagtgcttccacctacaactttgaaacttcatatgtagatgcaccttgatgagttcaacacaccacacccatttttgggtcactaggtcaaaggtcaaggtcactgtgacctctaatataaaactttaacataggctctaaaatcaaagtgcttccacctacaactttgaaacttcatatgtagatgcaccttgatgagttctacacaccacacccatttttgggtcactaggtcaaaggtcaaggtcactgtgacctctaaaaaaaaaaaaaattctgacaagctttcgcagccaagcgtggcaccctttatgcggtgctcttgttttgattATTACCAGGGATGAGTACACATCTATTCTGAAAAGTGGTAAGATGTCTGGATACTTGATAACTTGAAATATATTTACTGGTAGATACCAATCCTTATGCAACTCTTATTTCCCTTCTGTTTTACTTCTATGTATCTGCCATTTTTAAAATGTGGGTTGCAATATCTGTTTTGATCAATAATAGGCTGTATTTAAGTGTGGTTATAAATAACTTCTTTACTGGTACATTTTAATCATATATGACATGTATACACAGTTAAGAAAATACTTATTCAGGTTATAAACATGAGCTTTATTGAGGTTATTCAACAATCCGCAAACACTGATATGcaacataaaattattaaattttttgaCAAAAACTTTGTCACTTGTTATATTTATGTGGggcacatattgtttttgccctgtctgttggtttgtgtgtttgtttgtttgccccaacaataacttttgcaatattcaagatagcaacttgatatttggcatgcatgtgtacctcatggagctgcacattttgagtggtgaaaggtcaaggtcatctttcaaggtcaaacatatggtcaaaatcactcatttaatgaatacttgcaatattgaagatagcaacttgatatttggcatgcatgtgtatctcatggagctgcacattttgagtggtgaaaggtcaaggtcatccttcaagatcaaaggtcaaatatatagcttcaaagcggcgcaaaaggggaaaggggacaaagtgtttctgacaaacacatatcttgttatttcTATGTAATAGTGTGGCAAATTGTTATGAAATAAGGGGTTTGTCGTTATGAAATCGGAGGCAAATCGTTAAGAAGCAAaccattttttttgggggggggggggggcgagtgATCAATTGCGTTGTCTGTTGTGCGTGGTCAAGTTTTACCTAATAAAACTAGAGTAcagatttattgtccaatctgtaTGAGACTGgttaagaacatttgtcccaattatatcttggctgAACTCTAAACTGGGTTATGTGATGTCAAAAAGAAGGTCTCTAGGTCAACTTAAAGTAAAAGCTTGATAACATTTTAAGTCATATTTACAGTGCagtcttcatgaatcttggtcagaacatgagttcttatgatatctcaggTGAGTTCGAAAAATGGGTACTgtctttttaaaaacataaaaacattgtCACCATTGGTAGGGGCAgtgttcctaatatggctataaacatgagcTTTATTGAGGTTATTCAACAATCCGCAAACACTGATATGcaacataaaattattaaattttttgaCAAAAACTTTGTCACTTGTTATATTTATGTGGggcacatattgtttttgccctgtctgttggtttgtgtgtcaAATCACTAATTAAATCAAATCTTTCACAAGAAGAACAAGTAGCTTTGAAATCTTTAAGCCAAGATGACAATATTGtgattaaaaaatctgacaaagaaTCCAAAATTGTAATAATGAACAGAGAAGATTACATTGCTGAGGCCCAACGGCAACTCAACAACAGCACATACTACGAGGTACTTAGTGAGAATCCACATGAACAGTTTCGAAAAGATATAGAGTATGTTGTAAAAACTATTGATTGCCAAGAAATTGATGTTAAAAATCTTTACCCATCTATAGAGAGCCGTACATCGCTCTTTTATTTATTACCTAAAGTTCATAAAGTGCATGATACTAAACTACAATTAGGCTTTCCAGGTAGACCAATTATATCAGGCTGTAATAGTTTAACTGAAAATATTTCATTCcatattgacaaaattttaaagcCTTACATGGAATGTTTACCATCTTATGTTAAAGACACTTCTGATTTTATTAAGAAATTACATAGTTTGCAAGGCTTAACAACCGATTCGTACTTAGTTACATTAGATGTATCTTCACAGTAATATCCCTCATGATGATGGTATAAAAGCATGTAACTATTTTttacgaaaaaataataaatctgaatcttttattACTTCAGTATCAGAACTTATAAAACTAGTTTTAACCAAAAATCATTTTCAATTTAATGATGTTGATTATTTGCAAGTCTTAGGCACTGCCATGGGTACAAAAATGGCACCAAGTTATGCATCTTTATTTATGGGTCAATTCGAAGAAAATTTCTTAAAAAATTGCCAGTTTAAGCCTGTTATATGGCTAAGATTTCTTGATGACATTTTCATGATTTGGAACCATTCCGAAAAAGAGCTTGTAAATTTCCTCAGAGAAATTAATAGTTTTcatcaaacaattaaatttacatacAATTTTTCTAAGGAAAGTGCTGTTTTTTTAGATGTTAATATTTCTAAGGATGAAAATGGTTGCATTCATACATCAGTTCATGAAAAGAATACTAATTGTcatcaatatattgaatattcttCATGCCATCCTATGTCTTGTAAAGCTAATATTCCATTTTCACAGGCTAAACGTTATAGAAGGATCACTTCTAATAATGATACCTATACAAAAGAACTGACTCAtctcaatgatatttttcttGCACGTAATTATCCAAAAGAGGTAATAGACAAAGCGCTAAAAAAAGCGTCCATGCTATCTATGGAAGATGCACTAGAAGTTAGTGTTAAAAAGTCAGCTAATATGAAAATTATCCCATTTGTATGTACTTACAACCCTTCACTGCCCAACATTGGGAAAATTCTTAACAATTACTGGAATCTGCTTAAGTTATCTCTTAATGAGAGTGTGAAACAAGTATATAGTCATAAGCCATAAGTGGCGTTCAAAAGACCCAGAAACTTACAGGATATCTTAATACATAcaaatcttaataataataaaaatagaaaaatccaTTCAGTTATCTAGTGCAACAGAAAACGATGCAcacattgtaattatattacaaaaacaaatggtTTTACCAGCTCTACATTGGGTAAACAATTTACtattaagaataatttaaattgtgCTTCATCAAGTGTTATTTACTTGATAACGTGTAAAAAATGTCTAAaacaatacactgtaactccaatatagtgcggtccgttataacgctgtgtccaatataacgcggggggtctttggatcccgttttttctccaaccttccatttctgattcaaaccaatgttatgcatcttcatgtattttcagaaaattcaaagatggcggcgatcacagcctgcttgctttatccgtccgtttaaccgattttaatcgattagaagtTAAACGACACGAGAAAGCTAACTGGTGTTAATctcttgtgtaatgtcaataaaggtcaataaaggtgtgaaaacttgcgagtcagtgtttattacatgtattctctATCAGAGCGGCTCAGTGCGCTAttttcaataaggtaagtgcaagtggaataattatcaaattaaagttattcaaaacgattaaaacatttttactttgatttgattgcagtttgtccatatgaaaggagcggctgtgaaatatactgcgcacaacTAGTATACTGCGCAGCCAGAGACTCGTACAAGCAGAGAAAGATGACGGAATATTTCACATTTCATAGCGAATAGATGAATtacctgttaatgttttgtatgtatcgtgtattgtataaactttgacagtgttatcgtttattatatgctatacatgcttgataaataaaaagatctttgtttatgtttaatgtttctgttgtttctgtacgtgtacgaataataaattaaataatcctaACGATTTATTTACGTGCTAACGCAGTATacttaacagagattcacttcaatttttgccatttatcagaaagtccacggaaagcacgatttttacatgacgcgtatgatgcaataaaacatttctttgtacatgtgtcgtattgcattcaatctaaattgaAAGTCGCTCGCCCAATTAAagctctgtcccataatgcactgtactctttttctgaaaattggcgTCGGCATATGGATGTGCTTATGAATCTCATATTTctcgtcataaatgttaaagattatttttttcgtaattgatgttgtaattatattggattatcggatgcatgtgcacattagaaaagcggtatgtattacgttatcgttcgattcggtttatatgcaagtattttcggatgacaacagagcatggcaatacacaggacctatattataggctatactttacctgtttttatatccccctgcaataaattagctcaaaacttataacgctgtccgtttataacgcggttgcgtggcttggaccccgtcatccgcgttatattggagttacagtgtatgttGGTCAAACTAATCAAAAATGTAGTCAAAGAATGaatagccataaatttgacattaaacattttcCCGACTGTTTAACTAATGTCTCAGAACATTTGAATTCGGCTGGATATACCATTGATGATTTTTCTTTTGTTCctattgaacaaatacaaaataactggAAACGCCTATTAAAAGAATGTACTTGGATGCATTACCTAGGAACTATAGCTCCCCTAGGTATGAATTCTAAAGTTCTCTTCTAATTTTCTAGTTTTAAGGTAGTTTTTACTGGTTCATTTAACATTTTCGCATTCAAACTGCATTTTTCCAgtaattttgtatcataactgATCCTACTTTAATAATCTAGTTAATTAGATAACATATACACTGTACATATATGAACTGTATGCTTTTTATAATGATGttgtatattattttggttatatgttaattttaacgcCAAATAGTATGTAACACTTTGACGTTGTTGCAATTGACGTCATGTGATTGTGACAtcatttcctttatttaataacaaaatgtttactcctgatgaaggtctaaattgaccgaaacgttgagtgaatagatttttaaaaaaacaaagaagttgtttctctgttttatataattattaatatggctatagtaaaaccttgttaacactctataagtcacattaattgttcaattttcatgaaacttgttcagaagatttgttttaatgatatgccAGCTGAATTTTGAAATTAGTTCTTTTTCGTTGATGAACATGGCCAAAAAGGAGCAGGGCAATTTTCCTTACATGGTTATAATAAACCTTGTTAATATTGTAGAAGTCACATGTAtggtccaatcttcgtgaaacatGGTTGGACCATATGTTCTTTTGATATCTCATCTGAGTTCAacaaatggttctggtttgttgaaaaaaaaatggccaccagggaTTGAGGcaactttttatatttatatatagctttagtaaaatagtccattcttcatgaaatgtttgaatattttttcttatgatagcttgctgaatttaaaaaatagcacttaaaacagtttttttcaaTGGTGGCACTTCAATAGTGGTCTATGATATCCATTAAATTATTTAGTACTAAGTCATTTAAAAAAGAGGGTTTATGCTCTTATCTGGCAGAAAGCCATTAAGGCCTGTGTTTTTGATCACTACTATTAAGGTAAACACCTTGATAAGAAAAAAAACTGTGTCCACCACTTGTGAGGAAATTCTCATAAGTGTTACATGTTATCTATTTGTTTCATTTTAGAGCAAGATAAAACTCATGGGAAAAGAAAGTCTGACTCCAAAGCGATACCAgttattaaaaaatttaaaactcCATTTGAaagcaacaaaaaacaaacaccagAAAAAAAAGACAAACCCCAAATTATCATTGTTCCTGTGCAGTCATCAACCCCCAGTGTTAAAGCCACTCAGCCACCTGCTGTGAGCCAGAGCTCGCAGCAGCCCTCGCCAGCACCCAATTCTAGCACAAGCACAGCCAGGTCTGACACAGGCACTCAACTCTCACAAACATTCTTGTACATTGATGACACACAAGGAGAGTCTGCATCCATTGTTCCTTTTGATGAGGACATTGGGGACGAGGGTCAGGATTTCTTAGGAATGTCAGACGATGAGGCTGGAGATCCAAACTACTTTGAAGGTCAAACACCGAAAGTCAAGGTAGTCAGAATCGAGGGCTCATCTGCTCAAGGAACAACTCCTGGGAAGTCACCCGATAAAAGTAAGCAATTCTCTTAGTATCAAATGTGATTTAGTTTTGTTAGGTTCCCACTGTCATGCAATCTGTAATaaacacaacttttttttaaaatttaactaaTCTTTCTCATATATTTTAGACTTAGATATGATTTGATGAATGAACTTGGTTATGACAGTCAATGTTTTGAGCTTGTTTGCAATATGTTCACAATTTAACCAACTAAAAGTGCCAGGATCATTTTAACCCTCCTGAGCACAAAGCAATTGTGATTACCCTTTGTTTGTCAGATGGGTCAGATGCGTCTTAAAACAAGGTCACCAcgtcaaatcttgaaaaaaacaaacttgttaCCACTCAAGGGCCACATTTTATGACTCTTTCTTGATGAATCAAAGTCAGCATAGTTATATTCACAATATAAAGTCGTGGTTCGAATCTGGGTAAAGTGTGGTCAAAACTAGATCGTCTGGTCAAGTCTTTAAAGTTTAACTAGTTATGTAGTCTGGTCAAGTCTTTAACTAGTTATGTCATCTGGTCAAGTGTTTAACTAGTTATGTCATCTGGTCAAGTGTTTAACTAGTTATGTAGTCTGGTCAAGTCTTTAACTAGTTATGTCATCTGGTCAAGTCTTTAACTAGTTATGTCATCTGGTCAAGTCTCTAACTAGTTATGTCATCTGGTCAAGTATTTAGCTAGTTATGTAGTCTGGTCAAGTGTTTAACTAGTTATGTCATCTGGTCAAGTCTTTAACTAGTTATGTTATCTGGTCAAGTCTTTAACTAGTTATGTCATCTGGTCAAGTCTTTAACTAGTTATGTCATCTGGTCAAGTCTTTAACTAGTTATGTCATCTGGTCAAGTGTTTAACTAGTTATGTCATCTGGTCAAGTGTTTAACTAGTTATGTAGTCTGGTCAAGTCTTTAACTAGTTATGTCATCTGGTCAAGTGTTTAACTAGTTATGTCATCTGGTCAAGTCTCTAACTAGTTATGTTGTCTGGTCAAGTATTTAGCTAGTTATGTAGTCTGGTCAAGTGTTTAACTAGTTATGTCATCTGGTCAAGTCTTTAACTAGTTATGTTATCTGGTCAAGTCTTTAACTAGTTATGTCATCTGGTCAAGTCTTTAACTAGTTATGTCATCTGGTCAAGTCTTTAACTAGTTATGTTATCTGGTCAAGTCTTTAACTAGTTATGTCATCTGGTCAAGTCTTTAACTAGTTATGTCGTCTGGTCAAGTCTTTAACTTGTTATGTCGTCTGGTCAAGGCTTTAACTAGTTATGTTGTCTGGTCAAGTCTTTAACTAGTTATGTCCGTGAACTCAGGTGAGTGCTTAAGGgccattattgttattttaagctCACCTCAG contains:
- the LOC127854261 gene encoding uncharacterized protein LOC127854261 isoform X4, whose protein sequence is MSDPINYLEKMMDEFASVKSIPGYEAVLKTVLKSQIKLLVDQLTAQTGEEVIMLTASLQDGSFTSLGSQAGNMFLDNNTSIKTQFYGFCMKEQDKTHGKRKSDSKAIPVIKKFKTPFESNKKQTPEKKDKPQIIIVPVQSSTPSVKATQPPAVSQSSQQPSPAPNSSTSTARSDTGTQLSQTFLYIDDTQGESASIVPFDEDIGDEGQDFLGMSDDEAGDPNYFEGQTPKVKVVRIEGSSAQGTTPGKSPDKSRGVTPQSKVIKPGSGMSPCTLHELLKNTVFSCEVCGRLYKDKGDYIGHVARKHRANSGPQFHCPTCDQSFATANGLRKHKHCKTHDDQ
- the LOC127854261 gene encoding transcriptional repressor scratch 1-like isoform X2, which codes for MSDPINYLEKMMDEFASVKSIPGYEAVLKTVLKSQIKLLVDQLTAQTGEEVIMLTASLQDGSFTSLGSQAGNMFLDNNTSIKTQFYGFCMKEQDKTHGKRKSDSKAIPVIKKFKTPFESNKKQTPEKKDKPQIIIVPVQSSTPSVKATQPPAVSQSSQQPSPAPNSSTSTARSDTGTQLSQTFLYIDDTQGESASIVPFDEDIGDEGQDFLGMSDDEAGDPNYFEGQTPKVKVVRIEGSSAQGTTPGKSPDKRTKSGNKRQNPSQTKPRRIANIPVSPSATISPQLQAKIERLHDKKHHCCEVCGRLFLKPSRLQEHMQSHMTGSQFECRHCGASYRQLYCYQRHLREKHNDVAEVK
- the LOC127854261 gene encoding zinc finger protein 37-like isoform X1; the protein is MSDPINYLEKMMDEFASVKSIPGYEAVLKTVLKSQIKLLVDQLTAQTGEEVIMLTASLQDGSFTSLGSQAGNMFLDNNTSIKTQFYGFCMKEQDKTHGKRKSDSKAIPVIKKFKTPFESNKKQTPEKKDKPQIIIVPVQSSTPSVKATQPPAVSQSSQQPSPAPNSSTSTARSDTGTQLSQTFLYIDDTQGESASIVPFDEDIGDEGQDFLGMSDDEAGDPNYFEGQTPKVKVVRIEGSSAQGTTPGKSPDKSRRVHDYKYRYKSKAKPLPLMEHPIAPAASLSASLQAKLDRLHNTNKNSCEKCGKLFLREDQLEIHMRSHTAEAPFQCKHCGIQFRNKTNMNKHVRVQHGSEFDISL
- the LOC127854261 gene encoding zinc finger protein 37-like isoform X3; amino-acid sequence: MMDEFASVKSIPGYEAVLKTVLKSQIKLLVDQLTAQTGEEVIMLTASLQDGSFTSLGSQAGNMFLDNNTSIKTQFYGFCMKEQDKTHGKRKSDSKAIPVIKKFKTPFESNKKQTPEKKDKPQIIIVPVQSSTPSVKATQPPAVSQSSQQPSPAPNSSTSTARSDTGTQLSQTFLYIDDTQGESASIVPFDEDIGDEGQDFLGMSDDEAGDPNYFEGQTPKVKVVRIEGSSAQGTTPGKSPDKSRRVHDYKYRYKSKAKPLPLMEHPIAPAASLSASLQAKLDRLHNTNKNSCEKCGKLFLREDQLEIHMRSHTAEAPFQCKHCGIQFRNKTNMNKHVRVQHGSEFDISL